In Onthophagus taurus isolate NC chromosome 6, IU_Otau_3.0, whole genome shotgun sequence, a genomic segment contains:
- the LOC111415699 gene encoding pro-resilin-like — MRGLIVIFLATILSKTNCLEDPDLLKHCGDAKALALGLSPSSGYYQQPIVQTYQITAPKQVQITKTIPFYPSYQTISQQDLHLPQITTKNAQSYSVTDGLSTYSDKIALNNLISTPKIQEQDGYLDGSGKDGSSYVEYSGPVVKDSTPIYVKSYGSNYGSEYSALNYHKPQSISLIPTKVVDLNSIGTDSNLYGHGYQNSNDGKSNSYNINLRKSSGLVQVGGLGSYGNNYGGNYGVGLEYSGNGKSTSYSISNLKIGKSNGLQLGTGGHNLGNTGGNYGANYVGNYGGYYGGGLGYTVDVGKDLSSGIGKATSYSVSNLKIEKSNHLGGGPQSYGSYGKSFGSHSGGSPIINNIGILGGSSGLSTGSHSGANYLRANIGTNSGPTGGNYLKNLAGDYKSSYGLGDYAENSKYLSGGGKATSYSVSNLKIEKTGLKGIGGSYGSGNNYYEGNNDIQLQNGSGKGKVLLKNNGYYDAHPKYAFEYSVHDTHTGDIKEQKEQRDGDVVKGQYSLVEPDGNVRTVTYQADWETGFHAQVHNSKKN, encoded by the exons ATGAGGGGATtg atagtaatttttttggcaacaattttatcgaaaacaAACTGTTTAGAAGACCCCGATCTTTTGAAACATTGCGGAGATGCAAAAGCTTTAGCCTTAGGATTATCACCATCATCGGGATATTATCAACAACCAATCGTTCAAACATACCAGATAACAGCACCAAAACAAgtacaaattacaaaaaccataCCATTTTATCCATCATATCAAACAATTTCCCAACAAGATCTTCATTTACCACAAATAACCACAAAAAATGCGCAAAGTTATTCTGTAACGGACGGTTTGTCAACGTATTCCGATAAAATCGctttaaacaatttgataTCAACCCCAAAAATTCAAGAACAAGATGGTTATTTAGATGGATCTGGAAAAGATGGATCTTCTTATGTTGAATATTCTGGGCCAGTTGTTAAAGATTCAACACCGATTTATGTAAAAAGTTATGGATCAAATTATGGATCTGAGTATTCCGCGTTAAATTATCATAAACCCCAATCGATTTCTTTAATCCCAACGAAAgttgttgatttaaattcAATTGGAACCGATTCTAATCTTTATGGACATGGATATCAAAATTCTAATGATGGGAAATCAAATTCCTACAACATCAATCTTAGAAAATCAAGTGGATTGGTACAAGTTGGAGGATTAGGAAGTTATGGAAATAATTACGGAGGAAATTATGGAGTTGGTTTAGAATATTCTGGAAATGGCAAATCAACATCATACAGCAtctctaatttgaaaattggaaaatcaaATGGGCTTCAATTGGGAACTGGAGGTCATAATCTTGGCAATACCGGAGGAAATTATGGCGCAAACTATGTAGGAAATTATGGCGGATATTATGGAGGAGGATTAGGTTATACAGTTGATGTTGGAAAAGATTTATCTTCCGGAATTGGTAAAGCAACATCTTACAGcgtttcaaatttgaaaattgaaaaatctaATCATTTGGGAGGAGGACCACAAAGTTATGGCAGTTATGGAAAAAGTTTTGGAAGTCATTCCGGAGGAAGCcccataataaataatataggAATACTTGGAGGATCTTCTGGATTAAGCACAGGAAGTCATTCTGGGGCGAATTATCTAAGAGCTAATATTGGGACTAATTCTGGTCCTACAGGAGGAAATTACCTAAAAAATCTTGCTGGAGATTATAAATCAAGCTACGGACTCGGGGATTACGCCGAAAACTCAAAATATTTATCTGGCGGAGGAAAAGCAACTTCTTACAGCGTAtctaacttaaaaattgaaaaaactgGATTAAAAGGTATCGGAGGAAGTTACGGATCTGGAAATAATTATTACGAAGGTAATAACGATATTCAGCTACAAAATGGCAGTggaaaaggaaaagttttattaaaaaacaatggTTACTac gatgCCCATCCAAAATATGCATTTGAATATTCCGTTCATGACACCCACACGGGTGATATAAAGGAGCAAAAAGAACAAAGGGATGGCGATGTTGTTAAGGGACAATATTCTCTTGTTGAACCGGATGGAAATGTAAGAACCGTAACTTATCAAGCCGATTGGGAAACTGGATTTCATGCTCAAGTACACAactcaaagaaaaattaa